From the Rutidosis leptorrhynchoides isolate AG116_Rl617_1_P2 unplaced genomic scaffold, CSIRO_AGI_Rlap_v1 contig458, whole genome shotgun sequence genome, the window AAGAATTTCAATATACATGCAGCAATTGAGACTGAAAAAAACAATGTTTTCTTTTTCTCATTGGCAATTTTAAGGACAATTGCATGTGTGAAGTCTGGAAGATTGATTTTTTTTTGAGGTTCATGTGTGGAATATTGATATGAGCCGAAAAAAGACGCAATAAAATTCAAGGAAATTTATGATATAGAACAAAAATGTATAATCTTATACCAATATTTTCTGCCTCACAATCTCAACAGAAAAAATATCTTCAAGAAGATTACCTTTATTTTCGAACGTTAATCCATAATCAAATGGAAAAATCACTAGAACTACATACGTAAGAACTATACATGATCATTGTAACAAATAGGAAAAACATATCGAGGCGATTTGTTTTGTTTTCCTTTGCTCCTCTTGGTTAACTTTGACGGGTATTTGCGGGAACATGCTTCTGCGGTAGGAGGATGAGACATTTGAGCGAtgggtttttttttttaccattgtTCTTTAGGGCCCAATTGTTCTTTCAGAGAAAACGAAATGAATTTAGCATTTGCCATTGGTGTCTATGGCCGTAATCCACTTTATATTGGGCTATTATAGTGGCCATGTTATCCTTATTTGGACCGTTATTATTAGATGGCACGAATTAATTTTCAAGACTCATATAAGACCATCATTTATCAGTACACTTTTTTTTTGATTCATCATTTATCAGTACATTAAGAATGCATGTTGTGTGAATTTTATAAATTCAAAAAATCAACTAAGTAACCAAAATTGAAGTTTTAGAATCCCAAATTTGGAATATATAAAATAAAGAGCTTTCCTTTTTAGTTAATGCTCATAAAAGAGGGTCATTGCGAGAAGGAAATGATCATCGCCGTAGGAGTAATATCTACATGTACAGACATAATACTAACTATACTAGTATATGTGTAAAATCTAACAACAGTTTGAATAACGGTCTCTTTAAAATTACTAAATCCGTTCTATATTTATATGTACTACTAATTCTGATAAAGCAAGCAGGTGCTGACATCCATCCAGAGGTGAATGTGAATGTGAATGTGAAGAAGGACTTTGTTTGGATATTAAAACAACTTTTATGTGTGTGGTCCTCGATCCTAATTTCTTAATTTCCAGTTTGATCCTGACAGAGACAATTCCTGTAAAATCACTTCCACTATAAGAAAGAAAGAAACCCCACTTGAGTCTGGTTGACTCACTGACTGACTAACTCCATCATCCATTCTCTGATTCATTtcctttttctctttttcagtgtTGGATCACTCTCTCCTTTCATATACTCCAAGCTCAgaaaaataaagtaatttttttcccCATGTATATAATGTCAGTGATCACTTTTACTTAGCTGGTAATCAATTTGGCAATAttgcatatcaaaaaaaaaaaaaaaaaaaaaaaaaaaaaccatcatACCATATAAGGTCAATATGCATAAATATTATCCTCATTTTTAAGCTATTGATACAAAAAATAAGGTGAAAGAAGAAATTTAACATATTTCGATCTAAATTAGGTATGAAAGTCATGTATTTTTAGATAAAATaaaaaatctaaaaaatatttattGTTAGATGGAGGGAGTAATTAATGATCAACCCTTAAAACGAACATAATTTTCTCCTAAGAGATCAATTCGTAATTCGTTAACCACGCTCCTAATTTTTCACATTCTAAAAAATGTGTGAATGTAATCTACACTAGCTAAATAGTCAAGATCGAAGCAAGTCCTAAAGTTTATTCAATAGACTAATTACGAGTCGATCGGATCTTCAAATTCTAAACGTGACTTGTTTACCTTATTAATGAACCTAAAATTTAAAGTTGGATCTTACCAAACCAATTAGCAAACAATTCTGTAAGCAAAGACTAATCTTTAGTAATAAAAGGAAATCGAACCGTAGTTCCCCGTGAGCCGGCCGGCGTGAATCAATATTTTCCGTCCATGATGAGAACTGCGTGCATACATATAACGTAAAAAATTGAGTGGCCCATGATGAGAACTGCGTGCATAACATATAACATAAAAAATTGAGTGGCAAATGGACCTACACACGTGTACGCgatctatatatatttacattgaGTTGATCTTTTGCATAATTAATTAATTAGCTATGGATTTGATGATTCCACTCCAAACAAGAGGAAGCGTACAATCGAATAGATACAAATGTTTTGTGGTCTTTGACAAGTCCCTATATGTTTGCCGGTCTGATTTAGCAGACAATATTAGACTTGAACTGTTGTTTGTTTCTTTCTATTCCTACATATTTACATATTACTTATCATATATCGATCGATCAAAGTGTTGAACAGCTAGCTTCGATCCCAAATTCCCAATGCCTATACTTTGTTTGTGTCTACGTATGTACGTTTAGGTTCATTCATCCCCACAATTCTATCCTCCAAATTATTAGTTCCATATCCTCTATATATTTTCCTAATTTATTCCCGAATACTTATATACTCATTCTATTCCACAATTAAATCGttttttaggttcatccatataaaaaaaaatgtatataaaaaagtAATTAGGAACATAGATAGTTATTGATAAGTAGCACCCACCATAATAAATTAAGGGATTATGATCATGTTACAACTTTGCTTTGCGAAGGTTTTAGCTTTTGCTCCCAATAGCTTGGATACGCCTAATTCGAATTTCTCAGCCTAGATTTGATTATCACTGTAGGATCTTGATTTTATCCTAATCATGCATATTGTACAACCATGTCCAGATGTCCCAATTAACACGTACTAATCTGGACGTTCTTTCCGTTGTATGAGAGTTATGCCATGTTCCAAAATTCCAAAATAAGAAAACTCTCCAAAATTCTAAGATGAGTGTAATACCTGTTGATAGAAAAAGAGAAAACTAGAgaaaataaataatcataatatcacTGTATATATTTCCTCGCGTATAAATATAAAACACTCAAACCACAAAGCGAAGAATATATATTGAAGCCAGATTTTCtcatatttttcaactcatatttttCAGTAAAGTAGCCACAATAAATTTTGTTTAATGAGTTCAAAGAGTTCGCGAAAAAAAAGAATCTActattaataaatttaaattagAGTGAGTCTACCACCAATAAATTTTACACAATGAATTCAATGAGTTCACAGAAAAATAAGTTTTTAATGATTAGTGATATATTAGTTGGGTCCCAATAAATTTTGGAAGTTAAAGATGAGTCTGGTCAAAAGCAAAATAGTTAATCTTTTGATGATGGGCGGATTCGATTCATTGGCCTTAGAGCAAAAAGTGAGAAAATTATGTAAATGAAAATCATTCCATGACAATGACTTGACAAGCCCTCACTAAACTTAAGAACTTTCTTAAGAAAAAAATGTGATCACCTACTACGATTTCTGTATATATCTCATCGTGTTCAATGACAACCCACGCACATCTACCATTCGATCTACTGACTAAACTATCAAACTAACACTACCTTTTTTCTTTCAAAATTTGCATCACACTCAATCATAGCTAATGAAGCACCTCTCACTTTCGTTACCATCTCTCTGCTTCTTTCCGCAGAAGGGCTCGTGATTTCTCTGAGTAGCTAGGTTGGAGATTGGTCTAATAAAGGGAATCGATTTTTTGAACTTTTTTCTTCGCTAGATAAATTATATTGACTTTCTTTGTGAAGTGGGTATGACGAGTATTGATTAGTACTTCAAGTAACTTTATCTTTTTTCACAAAGAAAGTTGTCAATTTATAAATTTGACATTTGTAAACGAATTGAGTGAAGGCAAGATGTCAGTATAATTAAGCGCACCATCTTTTCAAGCTTAAGTGTTTAACTAGTACATGGATATCCTCTTAATTTTGCTCTCTTATCTATAGATGTTCatgtatacatatgtaattgtatATGTCTCCATTTAAGTCTGACTATTAACTCTATCCTTATAATTTACGTGTGGCCTACTTATGTCACAGCCCAAAAGAATTCATGATTTTTTGTTTGCTTACGAATTActgtatgagacgtttttctaGTCCTGTGTTTATTTATCTGAAAAGTAAACGAGCAAACACTACAAAAAATCAGTTGCAATTGTTTAGATTATACATGGTCGAAACGTACCTGTAGGTATTTTTTTTTAGGAATTGAAGAGGACCAGTTCAAgtactaattaattaatatatatatatagggtcactGATTTTGTCAATAAATCATTTGATTTTGGACATGATACATTGATCATTTGTGACGTGATAGGATACGGGTGTGGATGGATGCAATTGTAAGGAGGATTAATACTCCCAGCCAAGGAATGTATATACATTCTGGACTATTAATGATTTTACCCGATCGGCTAGTAGAAATTTGGCCGGATGTGAGAGCTCCTATCAGTCCATTTCAAGTATCTTATAATGAAAGTTGTgaattttttaaaaataattaatgataGAAAAAATTACATGTTTGTGTTGGTTTAGCTTGTTTCAGGAAGCCTGACATGATAAAGATGATTGAAAGTCCATTTTTCTTACAAGAGAAATTAACTAGAAAAGTAAAAATGAAGCAAAGCTTGAGAGAGAAGAAAAGCAATCTATCAAAGTTTGTTTTGATCAACATTGGTATAAAAATAATTGTTGAGGCATTTTTGAAGTGTATGAATGATTGTGGATTGAAAGAAGCAAACACATATTGGATTAGAGGTGTTGGAATGAATTCTGTAGAAAATCCATTTTATTTTACTAGTATGAATGAAACTGTATACAATAAAGAGTTGAAGGATCTTGGTGTCTCTGGTAAAACGAGCAATGGTGGAGTTTTCGAAAAACCAGTTGCATATCAGAACGTTATTGTTCACGCCAATGCAATTAACTTTCTCGTGACCGGAGAATTGATCCGCGGACCACCGGAGATAGCAAAATCAATTCAGAACGATGTCAGCTACACCACCAAAATGGATAATTCGATTACACTTTCTTCTGGTGAAAAGTCCCAAATCTGATTAGGTTTTCATGCTACTATACTATGTTAGTTCGTCATTTTTTGCAATAAATTATGAAATGAGTTGATTCAAAGTTTCATTTAGCTTGAAAATAAGGTCGTGAGTCGATTGCTAAAGTCAATTTTATCAATTAACTACTCTAAAATAAATTGTATGTTGAGATTGCCGATTCTGTCAACATGAAACCGCAAATTGGGGAATTTTTCTATAGAGCATCTTTCTTGTTTTTTTCGATTCAGATCAATTACATTGTGTCTTAGGAGGTTGTAATGaaggtttatggatgatttaaacaAGTCAAGTAGTCTTTTTCAATTTTAGTTTAAGTTAAAGAAAAGTAACAATGCAGTTTCATTTAGAGTAATACGGTGGAGGTTTCTGCGATGGTGGCTACTCATTTCCATGGCCGAATCAAAAAGTCACATTCAAGTCAACAGTTTGAGCTATTTTGTGATTTGATCTGCAAATTGGAAGAGAAGAAGTTTCTACTGCAAGATTTTTCACCAGTTACACTTTACCTGAAGATAGAAATCGGTTTAGATTTGGAGAGCAAGAAAAGACCGACATTTAGAAGATATTTCTCATTTGACAGGATTGCTTTTTTTTGAAAACCACTGTATTTTTTGGTTTTGACTTTATTGGTATTGTTAGAAATCAGTTCTCTTTTTTTGAATTTTCTAAATACTGTAATAGGTGAATTATGACTTGTAGATTTGTTTTGGATCACTATATAAGGTCTTTaattttgttttctccgttttatgaGCTTATGAATCAAAATTCAAAGTTCAGAGTTCATCATTTTTAATTTTTTGCGATTTTTACTTTAAATTAAATGGAGAGAAAAATCAGTTTATCTTTTCTTTGCTGTATTGCAGGAAAAGAGTAGGTTTATCTTTCAATTtcatagtttaaaaaaaaaaaaaagttgttctCTCCTTTATTTTCTTTTCGAATAGTTGGGCTGGTGTTTCACACGCATTGGGAGCTCCGGTTTCGATGTCCTACGCTCTGTTCATTATTTATTATTCAAAAGTTATAAATATTTATTCAAAATAaaatatttattaaagtaaatgCAAGGATAAAACTGGAAAAAAAGAGCTAAAATATGTATGAATTTTATAAAACGACACTTGAAGTGGACCAAATCAAATTTCATTACGAGATACTTGAAGTGGACCGGAGGGTGTATATTACCCCCTCCGTATACAAATAGAAGACTTTTTCACTTTTTAAATTCATTATAAATTTGATGTAtctaaataataatgatgattagatATATCAAATTTTCAATGAATCTAAAAAGTGAAAACGTTTTTTATTTGTATACGGAGGGAGGGAGTAAAACATAACTTTTCAATCCTTTTTCATAGGGATAGATCATTGAGTGTGCTATAGTACATGTCTAAAAGAAACGTAAATAGATATTAGTGAAAATGCAAAAAGTTTAagcattatttttattttatttttcacctggaaatttttttaagaaatttcaaaaaaagaaaaaaaaaatctaaataATAATAGCAAGCGTTTGTTACTCATTTTCATTGATTGTGCTAGACAGTTACAAGGAGAGGGAAACAAATTAAGAAACCATCCAATGTGAATAAATTTGAAGTGAGAGGGACCTTAATAAGAAAAGAATGGGAACCAACTCAACTAGCCCTATATATATACACTATCATTTAGACTGCGACACTTCATATTTGCGGCCAATGTTGGTGAGCAGTCCACAGTACCAGTACTCCATATTGTCAATTCCCCTATTGTCAATTCCCCCACTTTGTCACCAAGCAACACATGGATCGACTCTTAATTATACAATTGATTATGACTTGTAACTAAAAGTAATATGAATCTAACCATAAGGTGACAAGCGATTTTTTGGATCTGTCATGGCAATtattttaatgatgatgataagagATATATAAATCAGATGACGCAAAAGCTATGTGTGTAAAATAAATCTATTCACAAAATAATTGCATTCTATGAAAATGATATGTATAATCGATACAGAGTTTAGACGTATAGCAGTAACTTAATTAACCAATTGATCAACTCATGTTCCATTATTAacttactccctccgtctcaataTTCATGATGGATAGTTGATATATATCAGGGCACGAGTGTTAACCTTCTTTTGACATACATGTACACCGATTTTCGTTCGGTACTGGTGGGTACAGCTTGGCAATTTTTGACCACGTTGTTTGAATCACTACTTTAATTAACAATTTCAATTGATGTTCTGAACAAGAAATCAATGTGTTCAACAACTAGAAGAAGGAAAAGATCAATTAGGGGGAAGAGAAACTCATGATGAATGAGGAGATAGATTCATTCCACCATTTATTATAACTGTACAATTAACCGTAACGATTAGAATTTCGACTCAGAGCTTCATGATGATCGAGATCGATAAGTGATCAGTTAATGATTAAACTAGCTAGCTAGGAGGCAGAGATTTGGACACAAAACAAAAGCACAAGTTAATTATTACAAATGCAAATCTCTTTACATCTGTAGATACTATATCCGTATCGGGTTGGCTCATGAATATGATGGCCATCACACCTTCACTGAAAACCCCATAACCAACAAATATATAGCTCTTACAAGGaagaattaaaaaaaaagaaaattacGAATTCAATTTCTTTACACACATGCATACTATAATCTATCTTAGTTAATTAATTAACCTGTTAAGTAAAGTGGGAATTCGTGATTAATTCTCTGAATTAATTAAGCCTTGTGAGGTGGGCATTGGTAGCACTTAGTGAATAGACCGAATGTGTCTATTTGTCGAACGAAGTTAACCATACTTGCCCATCCTCCGAACCCGAATCCCACAATCAGAACCCAAATCACTACAAAAGTGTTCACTACATACAATCCTGTCCACCCTCCTACCAACTTTGGCGGTCTCTCTACTGCATTCTGTAAAACCAAAATATCAACGATTAAATATTCTAGATAAAATATTCTAGATGTAGAGAATATAATTCACATGTACTGTCATAGAGAgcgtgcgtatatatatatatatatattcactgcCTCGCTGGTGGAGATCTAGGGTAATTGGTGGGGCTACTGTCCTATCTCTCAAATGTTATTGATTAATATTCCTTATATTCAAAAAAGGGTAAACTGCAAACCCGCCCCTGTTTATAAATATCCTTAGATTAGTAAAAGTAGTCAGGATAGGAATTAGCTAACCTCTCGTGCAGCAGCAGGAGCAAAAGTAATCATGTGAGCCAACGCAGGAATAATATAGACAGTGAAGCTGACAAGAAGAGATCCAACAGTCGAATTGATAGGCCCAAAGAAAGGAAAGATAATGGCAAGGAACCAAATCGGTATGACAACAGGGAGCCTAGCCAATGCTCTCTTAATGAAGCTCTTGGTCTCATGAACTCCAATGAATTTCTCCCAAACAAAGTACAAAGGGGTGCAAGCAAATCCAAATGTTATAAATTGATGGATCAACATTAGGATAACTGCTGCGTCTCTGAATCCAGTTCGTGGTAACAACGCGAAAGCGTTAGCGTGCGTGAGAAGCAAATCTCCGAATGCCCAATATACTGCTGAAGCTGATGGCAGTGTCAAGGTCAATACATATATTGTTGCAATCAAGTAGATTAACTTGAACTTTTGTGGCTTCCACATTGCATGCATTATCTCCCTATAAAAACAACATTAGTTTTTCACAATTAGATCAACACATTGCCCGATAATAATTAGCTATGATCGTCATTCTAAGAGTCCGAAAAATATTTTTAAGGAGTAAACATAAATTGATCACTCTCTGTCTCGTCGGTGTAATTTTCACAAATAGAATAGGtacaattctttttttttttttttttcttttaatgaaAAGAATAGGTACAATTCATTAGACCTGACATGACAATTTGTGATCGACCAATTCTAGCATTTGCCATAAAATTTTTAATTCTTCTCCTAGTCTTAATTGGGGTTTCTTAATTAATTAGAAATTAGGATCATGGTCAAGATCTTGGCTAATGTTAATTTTAACTTACACTGTGACAGCATGCCCACCAAAAGTATAAAGAATGTTGGTTGCTCCAGTGAAGTAGAGAACCATTTTGGTTGGGCCAGAATGCTTGACTCCTTCAAcctaattaattttaaattaattaagggataattatttaaattaattatggAGATGGAGCCAAAATCAGACTTTAAGTACTAACTAATTAAATtagtataattaaataataatacctgGCCGTGGATAAGGGAAGCGATGGTAAGATACCATGCAGTGTAAGTAGTCATAATAAGACCCAAGAAAGACCAGATTCTGTAATTATGAAATGAAGGGACAAACACTGTTGTTGCACAACATGCTCCAAATATGTAGGTCCATGTTCTTTTGTCTAGATTATCATTTATGTAGTATATATTGctgcaaatttatattatattatatacaaaaattaattaaataaattgtgATTAAACCGAATATTATGGAAACTTAACTTAGATATTAATTAAATCAAATCACCTTGCACATGCAATTAACTGAATTACAGATCCGAAAAGTAGAAACGCGCAGTTGAAAAAGAGGCCTGCATTCCTCCAATGTCTCCCCAGCAACCCATCAAGAACTTCAAACCACTGAAAAATTTATTTCAATCAAACAGTAGAGCTAGAgcgaaaaaatataaatatttgcaTTAACTCATTTTCGCCAAGTCCTAATTAACTAAGAGAAATCGGACCACTCGAATCGTGTTCTAGAAACTTGATTATAATTAGGTTCATGGGAGGGAGATGGTTCGGACTTGTCTAATTAGGAAGATGACATGATAATTATGTATTACATATGATCATATTCATATGAGTGAATATAAAAATGCAAAATATTATCTAATTTGATGGGAAGAGTACATGAGAAGTGTAGAGAAAAAAAGTAACGTAGTAATTAATTATAAGTACGTACTTGAATTACATGGTTCCTGAAATCAACTTTTTCTCTCTCTTTTCTAGTTCTGTACTCGACATAGAGTATACTTATAAGATAAGCAGTCCAGCTTCCCATCAAGCCATAGAAGAGTTGAAAGAGAATACCGGATAACATTCCGAGTTGTGAGAATGAGTATGGCAATGTGAGCAACACTTGAGCAACCTATACACACCATATAAAAACTTGATTCAAAATTTAATAATCAAATGTTAGCTAACTAAACCAAGAGAGGAAGGCATTAATTAATTAAGTGCCTGATTAGAAGCACAACTAAACCAAGCATCATAGACAGAGCCACCATGCCAAAAGAACTTTGAAATCTTGGCTTTGGCACCACTTGATGAGTCTTCTTCTTCTCTCTCCATTTCCAAGTAGTTTCCGGCCACCACGGTCTCCACCTTCTCGGAAGCCATGGTCAATGCAAACTCAAGGTCGAGAGGATTTTTATTGGAGATGGAGTGATTTAGTTAAGTGACTATAAATAGTTAAACTAAGTGGTCTTCCTACTGTTTCCTTTTTTTTCTACAACTTGATGAGTAGTACTATGCCTTTGTGTTTTGCGCTTTGCAATTCTCTTCCTTTCTACTTTAATAAAAAGTTAATTTTGGAGCAATAATTTGAATCAAACCCATGTGGGGACTATATATTACATATACTATCATCaaaaaaatatattacatataCTTATATGCAAAAAAACTCATGTAATTTGTTATTCACACTATGCATATCATATGTGTATATACTTATGACGACATGCCGCTTACCTGTTGGTAACTCGCAGGCCAGAATTATATATGTGAATCAATATGGTATTAACTACGTACAGTGAaatgttatatattaaaaaaaactaCAGTGAAGTGAAGTGAAGTGTTATTACAAAAAATTGAGTTAGAGTGAAGTGAATTATAGCCTATGTCTTTATTTGATTAAACAAAATTACTTTTACAATAATTTGAATAAGATTAATCATACAGTACCGTAAATTAAAAAGGATGTCTAAAGTATGGAGGGGAACCCAAGAGTTTTTCCCTAAGATGAATAAAGAAAGAAAATGTGAAATATTATGTAATTGATCATATATAAGTCGTATTTAGGTATTTCAGGTTTACGGTTTTCGTATCCATTTATAACAATATATGACTAATTATGTTTGATAATATAATAGACACATAACGGCTTTCATGTATTTTTTCTTTTCCTACCTAGGATCCAAACTCACCGTCACTGGTTACAGGATTTAAGTATTTTACCACTTGGACTATAACACTCGTTGGGAGATAAAACTTCATGAAAGACTCTCTAGATCCATCAACTATATATGGTGTATCAATTTTTATTTTTGATTGTAAGAATCGAAGATAAATCACATTTATTgaattataatttatttatttaaataataataataattggtggCAAAAAAATGTACTCCTATTGCAAAAGAAAGAGAAAATCTACCTAAATCCTATTCAATTCATTTATTTTTGAGcagttcatttttatttaattcgtaGTTCGTCGTGTTTGTTCATTCCCCGCCCATACTCCTAACCATTTCCTTTAAATTTTAAGAGGAAAAAAAAAACAAAGTAATTATTTttgaaataagatataaaataatactTTGCTCAATATTTTCTTGGGCCTAATGGCCCATGCTCTCAAGCAGTACACGAGCGGGGTGACCTACAAGTAATTGTTGAGGAGGCTAAGATGGAGTGAATGATTGCTTTGGGAGGCGGGTTTAGTGCTCAACATTATTAGTGCCACACGTGTGCCAACTGGCTTCACAAAAAGAGATTATATGTTGATTAAGTAGAAAATTAACATTTAGATTAACCTTCTTTTCCTCTCTTTTGTTCCATAGATCGCGTATTAGCAATTAGCAATCATAATAATCATGTGTGCCTCGTAAGTTAGTGACCCAATTAGGTGGCTAAGTTTGGAAATGTAGGGAACTGTCCCTTGCGAAATAGATATGTAATGTGATTGAGTTGAATAATAATTTTGAtagatcttattaataataattaataaaaggtGTATCCATGTTTTGGGTGTTTGGTCTCGGATTATTATTTTCGGTATTATGTTTtgtgttattgttaagaaaaaagAAA encodes:
- the LOC139883830 gene encoding auxin transporter-like protein 3; this encodes MASEKVETVVAGNYLEMEREEEDSSSGAKAKISKFFWHGGSVYDAWFSCASNQVAQVLLTLPYSFSQLGMLSGILFQLFYGLMGSWTAYLISILYVEYRTRKEREKVDFRNHVIQWFEVLDGLLGRHWRNAGLFFNCAFLLFGSVIQLIACASNIYYINDNLDKRTWTYIFGACCATTVFVPSFHNYRIWSFLGLIMTTYTAWYLTIASLIHGQVEGVKHSGPTKMVLYFTGATNILYTFGGHAVTVEIMHAMWKPQKFKLIYLIATIYVLTLTLPSASAVYWAFGDLLLTHANAFALLPRTGFRDAAVILMLIHQFITFGFACTPLYFVWEKFIGVHETKSFIKRALARLPVVIPIWFLAIIFPFFGPINSTVGSLLVSFTVYIIPALAHMITFAPAAARENAVERPPKLVGGWTGLYVVNTFVVIWVLIVGFGFGGWASMVNFVRQIDTFGLFTKCYQCPPHKA